One genomic window of Micromonospora sp. WMMD1128 includes the following:
- the rpsD gene encoding 30S ribosomal protein S4, whose product MARYTGADCRRCRREKMKLFLKGSKCDGPKCPFESRPFPPGQHGRGRTKETEYLLQLREKQKARRVYGVLEKQFRGYYEEAVGKKAKTGEVLLQILESRLDNVVYRAGYAKSRDMARQLVKHGHFTVNGKKVDIPSFRVKEHDIIEVRGKSKELTPFIVAQAEAGSKTVPAWLEAIPSQMKVLVHSLPARQVIDTQVQEQLIVELYSK is encoded by the coding sequence ATGGCTCGTTACACCGGTGCTGACTGCCGCCGTTGCCGGCGGGAGAAGATGAAGCTGTTCCTCAAGGGCAGCAAGTGCGATGGCCCGAAGTGCCCGTTCGAGTCCCGGCCGTTCCCGCCCGGGCAGCACGGCCGCGGCCGGACCAAGGAGACGGAGTACCTGCTCCAGCTCCGTGAGAAGCAGAAGGCCCGCCGTGTCTACGGCGTGCTGGAGAAGCAGTTCCGCGGCTACTACGAAGAGGCCGTGGGCAAGAAGGCCAAGACCGGTGAGGTTCTGCTGCAGATCCTCGAGTCGCGGCTGGACAACGTGGTCTACCGGGCCGGCTACGCCAAGTCCCGGGACATGGCCCGTCAGCTGGTCAAGCACGGTCACTTCACGGTGAACGGCAAGAAGGTCGACATCCCGTCGTTCCGCGTCAAGGAGCACGACATCATCGAGGTCCGGGGCAAGAGCAAGGAGCTCACCCCGTTCATCGTCGCGCAGGCCGAGGCCGGCTCCAAGACCGTTCCGGCGTGGCTCGAGGCCATCCCCAGCCAGATGAAGGTCCTCGTGCACTCGCTCCCGGCCCGACAGG